GGTGCTCACCTCGTTCACCGCCTTCACGCTGATCTACGCCGTCCTCGCCGTGATCGAGGTGAAGCTGCTGCTGCGCTACGCCAAGGCCGGTGTGCCGGACGTCAGCGAAGAGCACCCCATCGACGACACCCACGACGACGCCGAGCGTCCGCTCGCCTTCGCCTACTGATCCCGGAGCCCATCGTGGAACTGACCACCATCTGGTTTCTCCTCGTCGCCGTGCTGTTCACCGGGTACTTCATCCTGGAGGGCTTCGACTTCGGCGTCGGCATGCTGCTGCCCGTGCTCGGCCGCGACGACCGGGAACGCCGCGTCCTGATCAACACCATCGGCCCGGTCTGGGACGGCAACGAGGTGTGGCTGATCACCGCCGGCGGGGCCATGTTCGCCGCCTTCCCCGAGTGGTACGCCACCCTCTTCTCCGGCTTCTACCTGCCGCTGCTGCTGATCCTGCTGGCCCTGATCGCCCGGGGGGTGGCCTTCGAATACCGGCACAAGCGCCCCGAGGCGTCCTGGAAGCGCCGCTGGGACGCCGCCATCGTGGTGGGCTCGCTGCTGCCGGCGATCCTGTGGGGCGTCGCCTTCGCCAACATCCTGCGCGGTGTGCCGTTGGACGCCGAGCACGAGTACGTCGGCGGCCTGCTCAACCTGCTCAACCCGTACGCCCTGCTGGGCGGCGCGACCACCCTCGCGCTGTTCCTCACCCACGGCGCGGTGTTCCTCGCCCTGAAGACCACCGGTGACATCCGCGTCCGTGCGGGCGCCCTCGCGGTGCGCCTGGGTGTCGGCGCCGCCGTGCTCGCGGTCGGGTTCCTCACCTGGACGTTGAGCATCCGCTCCAGC
The window above is part of the Micromonospora sp. LH3U1 genome. Proteins encoded here:
- the cydB gene encoding cytochrome d ubiquinol oxidase subunit II — protein: MELTTIWFLLVAVLFTGYFILEGFDFGVGMLLPVLGRDDRERRVLINTIGPVWDGNEVWLITAGGAMFAAFPEWYATLFSGFYLPLLLILLALIARGVAFEYRHKRPEASWKRRWDAAIVVGSLLPAILWGVAFANILRGVPLDAEHEYVGGLLNLLNPYALLGGATTLALFLTHGAVFLALKTTGDIRVRAGALAVRLGVGAAVLAVGFLTWTLSIRSSPAAVVLAVGAALALLGGLAAAKVRREGWAFTGTAVAIGLAVATLFAALFPNVMPSTLDAAGTLTTTNAASTPYTLKIMTWVAVIFTPIVLAYQGWTYWVFRKRIGVANIPQH